From Streptomyces sp. SAI-135:
GCGGCAGCAGCCCGAGCACGGCCGGCACGAGCAGGGCCACGCCCGCGAGGCCGGGGAGCAGGGAGAGGGGACGCAGGTCCTGGGCGGCGTACTGGAGGAGCCCGGCACCGACGGAGATCCCGAGGGCGAGCCGGATGCGGCGCCGGTCGGCGCCACCGGGGGCACGGCCGTCCACCGGTCCCGCGGCCCGCTGCCGTATCCGGGGAAGGGCGAGGGCCAGCGGGAAGACGACCAGCACCGGGATCCCGACGAACACCCACCGCCAGCCCAGGTGCTCGGTCACGGCTCCGGCCGCGAGGGGCCCCACGATCGACGGCACCACCCAGCCGGCCGCGAACGCCGCCATGATCGCGGGCCGCAGCCGCTCCGGATAGGCCCGCCCGACGACGACGTACAGCGCCACGATGACCAGCCCGCCCCCGAACCCCTGCACGGCCCGCCCGAGGATGAACAGCCACATCGCGCCGGCGGTCCCGGAGAGCAGCAACCCGGCGGCGAACGCGGCGATCCCCCCGCTCAACGCCCCCAGCGGCCCCCGCCGATCCGCCCACTGCCCGGCCAGCACCATCCCGAACAGGCTGGTGGTGAAGTACCCGGAGAAGGCGAACGCGTACAGCCCGACCCCGTCCAACTCCCGCGCGGCGACGGGCATCGCGGTCCCCACGGCGGTCGCCTCGAACGCGATCAGCAGCACCACGGACACGATCCCGATGCTCAACGCCCGGTAGGAACGCCCCAGCACCCCCTCCTCCCTCTCGTCGGCGGAGGGGGCCTCAGGGTCGTCGGTGACACCGGCGTCACGTGGTTCCAGCACTGCCATGCCCGCCAGCGTAAGGTCCTCACCCCCTCTTCACCCCTGTCGAAAGC
This genomic window contains:
- a CDS encoding MFS transporter; this encodes MAVLEPRDAGVTDDPEAPSADEREEGVLGRSYRALSIGIVSVVLLIAFEATAVGTAMPVAARELDGVGLYAFAFSGYFTTSLFGMVLAGQWADRRGPLGALSGGIAAFAAGLLLSGTAGAMWLFILGRAVQGFGGGLVIVALYVVVGRAYPERLRPAIMAAFAAGWVVPSIVGPLAAGAVTEHLGWRWVFVGIPVLVVFPLALALPRIRQRAAGPVDGRAPGGADRRRIRLALGISVGAGLLQYAAQDLRPLSLLPGLAGVALLVPAVLGLLPRGTYRAARGLPSVVLLRGVAAGSFVAAESFVPLMLVTQRGLSPTLAGFSLAAGGATWALGSWVQSRARVEPYRERLMTSGMVLVAAAIAAAPSVLIDSVPVWTVAVAWGFGCFGMGLVISSTSVLLLQLSAPEEAGSNSAALQISDGLSNAVLLAAGGAAFAALGGGTVSHTAAQASGSHPAAFAVVFLPMAGVALVGAWVTTRLHARTGSART